The nucleotide sequence AGTTGCACAGTAGGATTGCTGATATTTTCAAAATAGATATCTGCAATCACACGCCGACGCTGCGTCTCTTGTTCTAAATGCTGCAGCTTGACACACAACATTGCAGCTTGGATTTCATCGAGGCGGCTATTTACACCTTTGAAGAGATTTTTGTACTTTTCATGGCTCCCATAGTTACGCAGAGCACGTAAGGTCTGTGCCAACTCTGGGTCATTCGTTGTGATAGCCCCTGCATCACCTAATGCACCCAAATTCTTGCCAGGGTAAAAACTAAAGCCTGCAGCATCTCCCCAGCTACCCGCCTTTTTTCCGCCAACCGATGCGCCATGTGCCTGAGCTGCATCTTCCAACACCAACAAGCCAAATTCATGGGCCAATGCCATAATGGAAGGCATGTCAGCCAGTTGGCCATAAAGATGCACAGGCAGAATTACACGAGTTTTTTTAGTAATGACCGCACGAGCATTTTCAGTACTAAGGTTAAAACTATGCTCGTCAGGCTCTACCAATATAGGCTTTAGGCCATTCGCACTGATTGCCAAAATACTGGCAATATAAGTATTGGCGGGAACAATAACCTCATCACCGGGCTGCAGACGTCCCAACTCTAGCCAGGCACGCAGAGTCAAAATAAGTGCATCCAGCCCATTGGCAACACCAATGCAATATTCAACACCACAATAAGCAGAAAATGCTTGTTCAAATTGATTTAGTTCATTTCCGCCAATGTACCATCCTGAGTCAATAACACGAGTACATGCATCAATCAGTTCAGAACGGTATTGTGCATTGATAGATTGAAGATCGAGAAAGGGGATCATTATATTTTTGCACTCAGTTTTTGTTTAGCTTCCAGGACTGCTTCCTGGGATATATTGAAATATTCATTCAAATCATCTTCCAATATCTTTACAGCACCCATTTTTTTATGAAAAGAAATAACTTTTTCATTACCTTTTCGAACTTCAAAGTGTGATTTTTTTAGCCCCAACTCATTAAATCCAAACTGATATACAAGAAATGCACTTTCCAGGGCTGCATAACGGGTTTTATTTTCATTTAAAATCCAACTACCCCAGCAAAATGAATCTCCTTTAATATCGTAAATTCTTACAGTACCACATGGGACTCCATCATTGCGTTCAATAATGAAGTAGAACTGTTTTTTTAAAAATTCATCATTCTTATATTTTTTTATCCAATCCCTTTGCGCTTGCATATCCGGATTTACATCAGATAAAAATTGATTATATTTTTCATCGAGGCGTAGTTTCAGAATAAATTCAGCATCAGATTCTTCGACTAATCGAATATTTATTGTTCTTGATTTATTTATCATTTAACCAGCCTTAGAAAATCTTCATAATTACGAATATAATCTTTTTCATCATAATGCTCACTAGCGAGTACAAGCATTACACAGTCAGGACTAAATTCATGCATTTCATGCCAAACCATGGGCGGCAATGAAATCCCCTTGGTAGACGAATCCAGCCACACCTCTTCACGCTTCTGGCCATCGTCCAATAACATTCGGCAACGTCCCTTTACACAGACAGCTACTTGCTGCAATTTGTGATGTGCATGAAAGCCGCGAGAGACACCCAATTGGGTACCAAACAAGTAATACACGCGCTGTATAGCAAACGGTACGGTTTTTTCGCCCTCCAGCGCGACCAGCGAACCTCGGTCATCGCCTAATGGGGGGAAGTGGATCCATTGAACAAGTGACATGTAATGCGTCTTGTGAAAATTCGAAGTTTATTACATAGCGAGTTGCGAAAGGTCCGCAACTCGATTTACTGCTGCATGTAAATTCGCCAATAAGCTCAGGCGATTGGACTTTAGCGCAGCATCTTCCGCATTAACCATCACCTGCTCAAAGAAAGCATCCACAGGCGCACGCAAAGCAGCCAGTGCTTGCAAGTTGGCGGTGTAGTCACCTTCTATCAACAACTGCTCGGCCTTGAGTGCCACTTGCTGCAGCGCGGCATGCAAATCTTTTTCGGCTTGCTCCACCAGCAAGGCTTCATTGACCTGGGATTGAACCGCAGATTCCGCCTTCTTCAGGATATTGCCCACGCGCTTGTTGGCGGCGGCCAGAGAAGGGGCTTCAGGCAGCTCAGCAAACGCACGCACCGCTTCCAGACGCTTTTGCACGTCGGACAGACGTTGGGGATGCAGAGCCAGCACCGCCTCGATTTCCTGGGCGCTGTAGCCTTGCTCGCGGAACATATTGGCCAGGCGGTCGTAGATGAATTCGACCAGTTGGGGCGTTGCGTCCTGGATCTTGTCGCCAAAGGCGGGCAAGGTGCTGACCAAAAGTGTTTCCAGATCCAGCTCTAAGTCTTTTTCGACCAGCATGCGGATCACACCCAGGGCGTGGCGGCGCAGGGCAAACGGATCGCGGTCGCCAGTGGGCAGGTTGCCGATGCCGAACATGCCGACCAGGGTTTCCAGCTTGTCTGCCAGGGCTACGACCACGCCGACATCGCCGCGGGGCAATTCGTCGCCGGCAAAGCGGGGCTTGTAGTGGTCTTCGATGGCGTCGGCCACAGCTACGTCCAGCTTGTCGTTCAGGGCGTAGTAGCGGCCCATGGTACCTTGCAGCTCAGGGAACTCGCCCACCATGTCGGTGACCAGGTCGGTCTTGGCCAGCATGGCAGCCTGGTCGGCCTGACGGCCCAGCTCGGGGTTACCCAGTTGCTGGGCGATGGTCTTGGCAATGGCGCGCACGCGGGCGATGCGTTCGCCCTGGGTGCCCAGCTTGTTGTGGTAGACCACCTTGTCCAGCAGCTCAACGCGGCTTTGCAGCGTTTTCTTGCGATCTTGGTCAAAGAAGAACTTGGCATCGGCCAGACGGGGGCGCACCACGCGCTCGTTGCCGCCTGTCACGGCGCTGGCGTCCTGTGGGCTGATGTTGCTCACCACCAGGAACTGGTTAGTCAGCTTGCCATTGGCGTCCAGCAGCGGGAAGTATTTCTGGTTGGCCTTCATGGTCAGGATCAAGCATTCCTGGGGAACGTCCAAGAATTCCTTTTCGAATTCGCAGATCAGCACATTGGGACGCTCGACCAGGGCCGTCACCTCGTCCAGCAGCGCTTCGTCTTCGATAGCGCGCACGCCACCACCGATGCGCTCGGCAGCGGCTTGGAGCTGTGCAGCGATATCAGCACGGCGCTCGGTAAAGCTGGCGATCACGGCGCCTTCTTCACGCAGTTGCTCGGCATAGCTGTCGGCGTTCTGGATGACCACGGGGTCCACAGCGGCTTCAAAACGGTGGCCGTGAGTTGCGGAGCCAGCAGTCAGGCCCAGCGCCTTCACACCGATCAACACTTGCGTGCCATGCATTACGACCAGACCGTGGGCCGGGCGCACAAAGTGCACACTGGTCCAGCCGTCTTGCAACTGGTAGCGCATGACCTTGGGAATGGGCAGCTTGGCCAGCGCTTCGTCCAGCGCTTTTTGCACGCCGTCAGTCAGCAGCACGCCCTTTGCGGTGGATTCGTAGAACAGGGCTTCGGCCTTACCTTCGCCCTGACGCTTCAAACCTGCCACGGCGGATTCGTCTGCGCCCAGTGCTGCCAGCTTCTTGAGCAATGCTGCAGTGGGCTTGCCTTCCGCATCCAGGCCCACGGCCACAGGCATCAGCTTTTGCGAGACAGCCTTGTCTTCGGCCTGCGCCAGCACTTCGGTCACGTGCACAGCCAGGCGACGGGGCGATGCATAAGCCGTCAGGCGCGATTCGGAGGAGGCCAACAGGCCCTGGGCCTTGAGCTGGTCGAAGATGACGGAGGCAAAAGCGTCACCCAGCTTTTGCAGCGCCTTGGGCGGCAGCTCTTCGACAAACAGTTCAACCAGTAGATTCGATGCGTTCATGATGATTTTGATAGCTGCCAGCGCTTGATGGATAAGGGCTAGCGGCTGAAATTACTTATATATATGACGGTGTGAGCGTAATGTCTGGATTACGCAGCCTTCTTGGCAGCCTGCTCCGCGGCCTTGGCCAGCTCGGCCAGCACTTCGTCGGCATGGGCCTTGGGCGCCATGGGGAAGCCCAGGCGCGCACGGCTGTCCAGATAGCTCTTGCCCACGGCGCGGGCCAGGTTGCGAATGCGGCCGATATAGGCAGCGCGCTCAGTCACCGAGATGGCGCCACGGGCGTCCAGCAGGTTGAAGGTATGTGCGGCCTTGAGCACTTGCTCATAGGCGGGCAGCGCCAGTTGGGCGTCAATCAGCTTGTTGGCCGTGCCTTCGTGGGCGTTGAAAGCTTCAAACAGGAACTCGGCATTCGAGTGCTCGAAGTTGTAAGTGGACTGCTCCACTTCGTTCTGGTGGAACACATCGCCGTAGCTCAGGCCGTCGGTATAGACCAGGTCGTACACCGATTCCTTGCCCTGCAGGTACATGGCCAGACGCTCCAGGCCATAGGTGATTTCGCCGGTGGCGGGCTTGCAGTCAATGCCGGCCACTTGCTGGAAGTAGGTGAACTGGGTCACTTCCATACCGTTGAGCCAGACTTCCCAGCCCAAACCCCAGGCGCCCAGCGTGGGATTTTCCCAGTCGTCTTCGACAAAACGGATGTCGTTCTTCTTCAAATCAAAGCCCAGGGCTTCGAGCGAGCCCAGGTAGAGCTCCAAAATATTGTCGGGTGCGGGCTTCAGAACCACCTGGAACTGGTAGTAGTGCTGCAGGCGGTTGGGGTTCTCGCCATAGCGGCCGTCCTTGGGGCGGCGGCTGGGTTGCACATAGGCCGCCTTCCATGGCTCGGGGCCGATGGCGCGCAGGAAAGTAGCGGTGTGCGAGGTACCGGCGCCGACTTCCATGTCATAGGGCTGGAGCAATGCGCAGCCATGGTCGGCCCAGTAGGACTGCAGTTTCAGAATGATTTGTTGGAAGGTCAGCATGACTAAAAGTACGTTCGCTCGTCTGATGCCACAGACGGCATCTTTCAATGGATTGGTGTTCTGGGCAGCTCGCGCACAGGCGGCCGCGTAGGCAGTGATTCTAAGTCTGAGCTTCGAACGACGGGCGTAGTCTGTTAGCGCAGCCCCACATTGAAGATTTTCACGTCGCCGGATTCCATCGAGATTTCAAAATGTGAAATGACAAAAGACCTTTACAGCTCATATTCGCCAAGATTTCGGTCACTTATCCATATCCAGCGCCCATGGAGTCTGTGAAAGCTGCTCACTTTTTAACAATTTCCCTGCAATGCGCCGTGCTGCGGGAACTGCTGTGCCATGTTTGGCTCCTAGAATGACTCGCTTTCCGTCATCCACCTTTGGAGCACGCCATGGATTTCATGAAAATCATCACCAAGCAACTGATCGAAATCATCGAATGGACCGATGATTCGCGCGACACGCTGTCGTATCGCTGGCCCGATGAGGACAAAGAAATCAAAAACGGCGCCCAGCTGATCGTGCGTGAGTCGCAGCAGGTGCAGTTTGTCTCGGAAGGCCAGTTTGCCGACCTGTTCAATCCCGGCCGCTACCAGCTGACCACACAGAACATCCCGATTCTGTCCACGCTGCGCGGCTGGAAATACGGCTTCAACTCGCCCTTCAAGTGCGATGTTTACTACATCAACACGCGCTTGTTCACGGGCAACAAATGGGGCACCTCCAACCCCATCATGATGCGGGACAAGGACTTTGGCGTGATTCGTCTGCGCGCCTTTGGTACCTATGACTTCCGCATTACCAATGCTGCGCTATTCCTCAAGGAAGTGGCGGGCACGGACCAGAATTTCCGCATCGACGAGTTTGCCGACACCATGCGCTCGCGCATCGTCAGCATCTTCTCTGAAGCGCTGGCCAAGGCACAGGTGCCAGCTCTGGACGTTGCCCAGCGCTACAGCGAGCTGGGCGATGCGCTACTGCAACTCATCAACCCCGCTGTCAGCGAAAAATACGGCCTGGAAATCACCAGCTTCCTGCTGGAAAACGTTTCCGTGCCACCCGAGGTGGAGCAAGCCATCGACAAGCGCTCCAGCATGGGTGCGATTGGCAACCTCAACGACTATGTGAAGTACCAGATGGGCGCGGCCATGGCCAATGGCGGTGAAGGCGCGGCTGCGGCCACCATTCCCGCCACCATGGCCATGGGCTTTGGCATGGCGCAGGAAATGATGAAGGGCATGCAAAGCGGTGCAGCCGGTGGCGCTCCTGCAGCAGGATCGCCTGCCGCAGGAGCTGCCCCCGCAGACCCCTTCTCGCCTGCGGCTGCACAAGCAGCTCAAACCTCCGCTGCGCCTGCGGCAGCTGCTATGCAAGTCTTTACGCCCGCCCAGGCCGCACAGGTACTGGGTGTGGACGAGGCTGATGTGCTGGCCGAGATTCAGGCGGGCAACCTCAAGGCGCGCCAGATTGGCAGCCAGTGGCGGATTGCGCAAGCTTCTTTGGATGAGTTCTTGAAGGGTTGATACCCCTCCCCCTGAGCGGCTTTGCCTAGGCGGCCCCGCCGCTCCCCCCTCTCTCTCCGGGAGGGGGACGACGCCCTCGCTGCGGGGCGGCCCTTGCTCGGCGTCTCTCTGATGGATTGCGCCAGTACCAAAGGCTCAATGCAGTGCCTTTGAGAAATGCATGCCGTGACAGATAAAGCAGCCCCCTCCTCCAGCTACTCCCCCGCCCCTGAAGCAGCGCCGCCTTCCATGGTTGGCAAACATGTCTGCCCGGAATGCGGCGGCAACCTGGAGTGGAACCCCAAAGCGCAGTCGCTCAAGTGCCCGTATTGCGGCACCGTGGTGCCGTGGAGTGAGGAAACCCAGCCCGAGCTGGGCCAGCAGGTGGTCGAACAGGATTTGGCGCAGGCCCTGAAAAATCCGGCTTCCGGCCGCGGCTGGGGCACGGACGAGCGCTACGAGGTGCAGTGCCAGAACTGCCGCGCCATCTCGGTGTTTCTCAGCAAGAACGTGGCCCAGCGCTGCGACTTCTGCGGCTCGCCCTCCATCGTTGCGCATGAGGAGCGCAACGACGCCATCACGCCGCAAAGCATTCTGCCGTTCAAGATCAGCGATGGCCAGATCCGCGACAAAATTCGCGCCTGGTATGGCAGCCGCTGGTTTGCGCCGAATAAGCTCAAAAGCGCCGCATTGACCGACACCTTGCACGGCGTGTACCTGCCCTACTGGACGTTTGACGCCCATGCGGCCGCCCAGTGGTGGGCCGAGGCAGGCTATTACTACTACACCACCGAAACCTACCGCGACGCCAATGGCCAGGCCCAGACGCGCCAGGTGCAGCATGTGCGCTGGGAGCCCGCTTCGGGCAGCTTGCAGCATTTCTTTGACGATGAGCTGGTGCCCGGAACCGTAGGCGTGCAGCCCCAACTGCTGCGCCAGGTGGAGCCCTTCCCCACCACCACCGACCTCAAGCCTTACAGCCCCGAATTTGTGCGCGGCTGGACTGTGGAGCGTTATCAGGTGGACCTGTCCAAAGCCGCCCAGCTCAATGAGCAGGATATGGACGAGCAACTGCGCAATCTGTGCGCACGTGAAGTGCCCGGCGACACACAGCGCAATCTGCAGGTGCAGCGCCAATACTCGGGCCGCACCTTCAAGCACACGCTGGTGCCTGTCTGGCTGGTGGGCTATACCTATGGCAGCAAGACCTACCAGATCGTTGCCAATGGCTATACCGGCCAGATTGCAGGCGAGCGGCCCTATAGCTGGGTGAAGATCACCTTCGCTGTGCTGGCCGTGTTGCTGCTCCTCATGCTGATTGCGCCGTTGTTTGTGCAGCGGTGATGCTCATACATTAATAGCTGCTTGCGCTGGATAATTAACAAATTTGAGTGCATTTCCTTCAAATTCGATAACTAACAAGCGTCAGCAGCTATTCAATCTGTAGCAATTACCAGTTTTTCCAGACTTCCTCGGCCAAGCCAAAGGCCGTACTTGCGCCCGATCCGCTGGTCACCGCCACCACACGCGTCGCGTCATCAGGCGCTTTGACAAAGGCAGGAGCTTCCCCACACGAGGGGTAGATGCCCGTCCAGCGCTCTACCACCTGGGCATTCTCAATATGCAGCGCCTCGTTCATATGGCGCAGCATCAGCTGGTTGACTTCTTCACTGGCAAACGGCTGGGGCGCGCTGCCATAGTGGTGCGAATCGCCCACCACCAGCGAGCCATCGGCGCTTTGCACGGCAATCAGGTGGATGCCGTTCGCCAGACTTTCCGCCTCATCCCGCTCCAGCTCGGCGCGCAGCGCAGCCGCCTGGGGCAGTGCGCTATAGCCTTCGTAGCGGATCAGGCTCAGGTCACCCATGACCGAGCCTTCGAGCTTGAAGCCGGTTTGCGGCTTGACGCGTAGCATCTGCAACTGGCACAGTTGGACTTGGTGATTCTTCCATTCACCGGCAAACAGGCCACCTGGATCGGCGTTGTTGCAGACCACCACACGCTCGGCGTGGTAAGTGGCGCGCGAGGTGGTCACGCGCGGCGTGGCCACTTCGGT is from Comamonas fluminis and encodes:
- a CDS encoding DegT/DnrJ/EryC1/StrS family aminotransferase, with protein sequence MIPFLDLQSINAQYRSELIDACTRVIDSGWYIGGNELNQFEQAFSAYCGVEYCIGVANGLDALILTLRAWLELGRLQPGDEVIVPANTYIASILAISANGLKPILVEPDEHSFNLSTENARAVITKKTRVILPVHLYGQLADMPSIMALAHEFGLLVLEDAAQAHGASVGGKKAGSWGDAAGFSFYPGKNLGALGDAGAITTNDPELAQTLRALRNYGSHEKYKNLFKGVNSRLDEIQAAMLCVKLQHLEQETQRRRVIADIYFENISNPTVQLPLVANVEQHVWHLFVIRSQQRVDLQKHLAAQGIQTLIHYPIPPHQQQAYQEWNCSYPITEAMHQEVLSLPMGPTLSEDDALRVAAAVNGFRVA
- a CDS encoding GNAT family N-acetyltransferase, whose product is MINKSRTINIRLVEESDAEFILKLRLDEKYNQFLSDVNPDMQAQRDWIKKYKNDEFLKKQFYFIIERNDGVPCGTVRIYDIKGDSFCWGSWILNENKTRYAALESAFLVYQFGFNELGLKKSHFEVRKGNEKVISFHKKMGAVKILEDDLNEYFNISQEAVLEAKQKLSAKI
- a CDS encoding sugar 3,4-ketoisomerase; protein product: MSLVQWIHFPPLGDDRGSLVALEGEKTVPFAIQRVYYLFGTQLGVSRGFHAHHKLQQVAVCVKGRCRMLLDDGQKREEVWLDSSTKGISLPPMVWHEMHEFSPDCVMLVLASEHYDEKDYIRNYEDFLRLVK
- the glyS gene encoding glycine--tRNA ligase subunit beta, yielding MNASNLLVELFVEELPPKALQKLGDAFASVIFDQLKAQGLLASSESRLTAYASPRRLAVHVTEVLAQAEDKAVSQKLMPVAVGLDAEGKPTAALLKKLAALGADESAVAGLKRQGEGKAEALFYESTAKGVLLTDGVQKALDEALAKLPIPKVMRYQLQDGWTSVHFVRPAHGLVVMHGTQVLIGVKALGLTAGSATHGHRFEAAVDPVVIQNADSYAEQLREEGAVIASFTERRADIAAQLQAAAERIGGGVRAIEDEALLDEVTALVERPNVLICEFEKEFLDVPQECLILTMKANQKYFPLLDANGKLTNQFLVVSNISPQDASAVTGGNERVVRPRLADAKFFFDQDRKKTLQSRVELLDKVVYHNKLGTQGERIARVRAIAKTIAQQLGNPELGRQADQAAMLAKTDLVTDMVGEFPELQGTMGRYYALNDKLDVAVADAIEDHYKPRFAGDELPRGDVGVVVALADKLETLVGMFGIGNLPTGDRDPFALRRHALGVIRMLVEKDLELDLETLLVSTLPAFGDKIQDATPQLVEFIYDRLANMFREQGYSAQEIEAVLALHPQRLSDVQKRLEAVRAFAELPEAPSLAAANKRVGNILKKAESAVQSQVNEALLVEQAEKDLHAALQQVALKAEQLLIEGDYTANLQALAALRAPVDAFFEQVMVNAEDAALKSNRLSLLANLHAAVNRVADLSQLAM
- the glyQ gene encoding glycine--tRNA ligase subunit alpha yields the protein MLTFQQIILKLQSYWADHGCALLQPYDMEVGAGTSHTATFLRAIGPEPWKAAYVQPSRRPKDGRYGENPNRLQHYYQFQVVLKPAPDNILELYLGSLEALGFDLKKNDIRFVEDDWENPTLGAWGLGWEVWLNGMEVTQFTYFQQVAGIDCKPATGEITYGLERLAMYLQGKESVYDLVYTDGLSYGDVFHQNEVEQSTYNFEHSNAEFLFEAFNAHEGTANKLIDAQLALPAYEQVLKAAHTFNLLDARGAISVTERAAYIGRIRNLARAVGKSYLDSRARLGFPMAPKAHADEVLAELAKAAEQAAKKAA
- a CDS encoding SPFH and helix-turn-helix domain-containing protein — encoded protein: MDFMKIITKQLIEIIEWTDDSRDTLSYRWPDEDKEIKNGAQLIVRESQQVQFVSEGQFADLFNPGRYQLTTQNIPILSTLRGWKYGFNSPFKCDVYYINTRLFTGNKWGTSNPIMMRDKDFGVIRLRAFGTYDFRITNAALFLKEVAGTDQNFRIDEFADTMRSRIVSIFSEALAKAQVPALDVAQRYSELGDALLQLINPAVSEKYGLEITSFLLENVSVPPEVEQAIDKRSSMGAIGNLNDYVKYQMGAAMANGGEGAAAATIPATMAMGFGMAQEMMKGMQSGAAGGAPAAGSPAAGAAPADPFSPAAAQAAQTSAAPAAAAMQVFTPAQAAQVLGVDEADVLAEIQAGNLKARQIGSQWRIAQASLDEFLKG
- a CDS encoding TFIIB-type zinc ribbon-containing protein, which codes for MVGKHVCPECGGNLEWNPKAQSLKCPYCGTVVPWSEETQPELGQQVVEQDLAQALKNPASGRGWGTDERYEVQCQNCRAISVFLSKNVAQRCDFCGSPSIVAHEERNDAITPQSILPFKISDGQIRDKIRAWYGSRWFAPNKLKSAALTDTLHGVYLPYWTFDAHAAAQWWAEAGYYYYTTETYRDANGQAQTRQVQHVRWEPASGSLQHFFDDELVPGTVGVQPQLLRQVEPFPTTTDLKPYSPEFVRGWTVERYQVDLSKAAQLNEQDMDEQLRNLCAREVPGDTQRNLQVQRQYSGRTFKHTLVPVWLVGYTYGSKTYQIVANGYTGQIAGERPYSWVKITFAVLAVLLLLMLIAPLFVQR
- a CDS encoding TIGR03364 family FAD-dependent oxidoreductase, translating into MKNYDLIVVGAGIVGLAHAYTAASRGQSVLVIERDAACLGASIRNFGFVTITGQRAGAHWQRAMRSRQVWAEVAPQAGIDVVHSGLWLTARRPAAAAVLEAFMQTEMGEGCVLLTPEQAAARHPALRTDGLQSVLYSPHELRVESRTAIPQLALWLQNALGVDFRFSETVTEVATPRVTTSRATYHAERVVVCNNADPGGLFAGEWKNHQVQLCQLQMLRVKPQTGFKLEGSVMGDLSLIRYEGYSALPQAAALRAELERDEAESLANGIHLIAVQSADGSLVVGDSHHYGSAPQPFASEEVNQLMLRHMNEALHIENAQVVERWTGIYPSCGEAPAFVKAPDDATRVVAVTSGSGASTAFGLAEEVWKNW